One part of the Bdellovibrio bacteriovorus genome encodes these proteins:
- a CDS encoding G8 domain-containing protein: protein MKTFQLGLTVATMTVSTAVADVTGHIDTVKERPDGAVVVRGWACDTSQDQSISVHLYAGAAAGSANARFIQSSPARRSSEAAVKSICGTKNSGHRFESVIPKALALRYTGSPVFVHGISVSGGRNSTIGNSGRFSIPTFPVDQRLSQLMLNADGSSVTGDLLIPSGYRVQIDRDINVRNLTVQGRLFCPANGTFTLKASSLHVHGSEALLQCGTAMTPFQGQLKIAIKGGTFLKENCDGVLVPCSDRNIMAMNGGTIRLVGNRINAKWLKLAKTAAAGTSDLYVSENVGWKAGDRLAVAPTAYRYLEAEDVVIKSVQGTRITLTAPLKFRHNGQNNSYKTPTRTWTVDERAEVANLTRNIQITSDGNISAMNYKGAHLMIMPSAFGYIDGVEFSYMGRMGEMARYPFHWHRVGDASGQYIKNSSIHHSFQRCITVHATNNTVVENNVCYDHYGHGFFLEDGNEVGNTFSKNLGILSRRPLTDRHILQSDIDVSSPGRFPGPATFWVSNPNNIFKDNVAAGSQGTGYWMSFARGVSCVNFRCVFPDSQNPANVFPRQENTRQFDNNTARSTTVGFSWDGVADGKIANNPRNPHDRLIVTVHYAPKTTPTIRNLKAFKSVEAAMYTRAQTMNFVGAILADNRSNIWAAYNIVVRDSAVIAISGNHQPDEFKDNSMFTGARIYDGPMDLSGIDFINFTDVPYGSTVIKPSPFRSVGASERFANVSQKLRFFPEPARKIVFDAVSGPTSLGGTESASIRDLDGSLTGTAQTILVPTHDFNNTAGCSAPKDQSVRAMLCKYQVGSVYLFNPTKATTAFAAGRSDGVVLTTNNFMNKMNMIYGGNYEYKIQYNENLDLEKITVVFKTAYQGALSPVVAIHDLPGTYCKTSQGRAVASLTELRKAQDSAYFSSRNILYIKNKATGNAPYVSGVSVAQIGQGSMGKILCQ from the coding sequence ATGAAAACATTCCAACTTGGTCTGACTGTGGCAACCATGACCGTCTCAACGGCGGTGGCTGATGTAACAGGTCATATTGATACAGTGAAAGAACGACCTGATGGAGCCGTGGTGGTCCGGGGCTGGGCCTGCGACACTTCCCAAGATCAGTCCATCTCCGTGCATCTTTACGCCGGTGCTGCGGCAGGAAGCGCCAACGCCCGTTTCATTCAGTCCTCCCCAGCCCGCAGATCTTCCGAAGCCGCAGTGAAATCCATCTGTGGCACCAAAAATTCGGGCCATCGCTTTGAATCTGTTATCCCCAAAGCCCTGGCCCTGCGCTATACCGGCAGCCCCGTTTTCGTTCACGGGATCTCTGTTTCCGGCGGACGTAACAGCACGATTGGCAACTCTGGGCGATTTTCCATTCCGACGTTCCCGGTCGATCAAAGACTTTCACAGCTCATGCTCAATGCTGATGGCAGCTCTGTTACCGGCGACCTGCTAATCCCGTCCGGCTATCGAGTGCAAATTGATCGCGACATCAACGTGCGCAACCTGACCGTGCAAGGCCGACTGTTCTGCCCTGCAAACGGAACCTTCACATTGAAAGCCTCTTCCCTGCATGTGCACGGATCAGAAGCTTTGCTTCAGTGCGGGACAGCCATGACACCATTCCAAGGACAGCTTAAAATCGCCATCAAAGGCGGTACCTTTCTTAAAGAAAATTGCGACGGCGTTCTGGTTCCTTGCAGTGACCGCAATATCATGGCCATGAATGGCGGAACCATCCGCCTGGTCGGCAACCGCATCAATGCAAAGTGGCTGAAACTTGCAAAGACCGCCGCTGCGGGAACTTCTGACCTCTATGTCAGTGAGAATGTCGGCTGGAAGGCCGGGGATCGCCTGGCTGTTGCTCCGACTGCCTATCGCTATCTGGAGGCAGAGGACGTCGTAATCAAATCCGTGCAAGGCACCCGCATCACATTGACGGCACCACTTAAGTTCCGCCACAACGGACAAAATAACAGCTACAAAACACCCACTCGCACCTGGACTGTGGATGAACGGGCAGAAGTGGCCAACCTGACACGCAATATTCAGATCACTTCCGATGGCAATATCTCTGCCATGAACTACAAAGGTGCTCACCTGATGATCATGCCGTCAGCCTTTGGCTATATTGACGGTGTGGAGTTTTCATACATGGGCCGCATGGGCGAAATGGCCAGATATCCGTTTCACTGGCACCGCGTGGGTGATGCCTCCGGTCAGTACATCAAAAATTCCAGTATTCACCATTCGTTCCAGCGTTGCATCACGGTTCACGCCACGAACAACACTGTGGTTGAAAACAACGTCTGCTATGATCACTATGGCCACGGCTTCTTCCTGGAAGATGGCAATGAAGTAGGTAACACCTTCAGCAAAAACCTGGGCATCCTTTCCCGTCGCCCATTGACCGACAGACACATTCTGCAATCTGATATTGACGTCAGCAGCCCCGGCAGATTCCCGGGCCCGGCCACCTTTTGGGTTTCCAATCCGAACAACATCTTTAAAGACAACGTGGCGGCAGGCTCTCAAGGCACGGGCTATTGGATGAGCTTTGCCCGTGGTGTTTCCTGTGTGAATTTCAGATGCGTGTTCCCGGACAGCCAAAATCCAGCGAACGTGTTCCCACGTCAGGAAAACACCCGCCAGTTCGATAACAACACCGCCCGCTCCACCACTGTTGGCTTCAGCTGGGATGGCGTGGCTGACGGAAAAATTGCCAACAACCCCCGCAATCCTCATGACCGCCTGATTGTGACTGTTCACTATGCGCCAAAAACAACGCCGACGATCCGCAATCTGAAAGCTTTTAAAAGCGTCGAGGCGGCCATGTACACCCGCGCCCAGACGATGAACTTCGTAGGAGCCATTCTGGCCGACAACCGTTCAAATATCTGGGCGGCCTACAATATCGTCGTACGCGACAGTGCCGTAATCGCAATCAGTGGCAACCACCAGCCGGACGAATTCAAGGACAACTCGATGTTCACGGGCGCCCGAATATATGATGGGCCTATGGATCTGAGCGGCATTGACTTTATCAACTTCACTGACGTGCCTTATGGAAGCACAGTGATCAAGCCGTCCCCGTTCCGTTCAGTGGGTGCTTCCGAACGCTTTGCCAATGTGTCTCAGAAACTGCGCTTTTTCCCGGAACCCGCACGCAAAATTGTTTTTGATGCGGTCAGCGGCCCGACATCTTTGGGTGGGACTGAGTCCGCCAGCATTCGCGACCTGGACGGCAGCTTGACGGGCACAGCGCAAACTATTCTGGTTCCGACCCATGACTTCAACAATACAGCGGGCTGTTCTGCTCCCAAGGACCAAAGCGTGCGTGCGATGCTTTGCAAATATCAGGTGGGCAGCGTCTATCTGTTTAATCCGACCAAGGCCACCACAGCTTTTGCTGCCGGTCGCAGTGATGGAGTGGTTTTGACCACCAATAACTTTATGAACAAGATGAACATGATCTATGGTGGCAACTACGAATACAAAATTCAGTACAATGAAAACCTGGATCTGGAAAAAATCACGGTGGTCTTTAAGACGGCTTATCAGGGCGCCCTCAGTCCTGTTGTGGCCATCCATGATTTGCCGGGCACTTACTGCAAGACCTCTCAAGGCCGTGCCGTTGCGTCCTTGACCGAACTGCGCAAGGCCCAGGACAGCGCTTACTTCAGCAGCCGCAATATTCTTTACATCAAGAACAAAGCCACCGGAAATGCCCCATATGTTTCCGGAGTTTCTGTTGCCCAAATCGGCCAGGGAAGCATGGGAAAAATTCTTTGCCAATAA
- a CDS encoding SCO family protein, protein MKKALLFAVALIPVALLALFLRPSGNMLKSPPMEFKIPAGGDFEIPSTAGLYKTSEKRGRVLFLFFGFAHCPHICPMTLANLSQMIQALPPEHQNKVEVLFVSIDPERDSLTTLAEHLKRFKAPMKAATDTHENLRKITSLFGARYSRIQTGSSFFVDHTSHVFVINSRGEWVETLDYKSPPSEYRQALETADDKRPFSERQIPLKDVTLLAENPDCDLATQAPCEIATSQGHFQVEMNPRPVREAQETSVKVRTLNTSWVPLLLDFEGVEQDMGFIRPLLSPSQDGASHEATYELPVCELSEMRWRVRLVLQKPTGEKAAVLFYMKTRRE, encoded by the coding sequence ATGAAAAAAGCACTTTTGTTTGCTGTTGCCCTGATCCCGGTCGCTCTTTTGGCCCTGTTCTTAAGGCCTTCAGGCAATATGCTGAAATCACCGCCTATGGAATTTAAAATTCCCGCTGGGGGTGACTTCGAAATCCCCTCCACCGCGGGACTTTACAAGACCTCCGAAAAAAGAGGCCGCGTTCTGTTTCTTTTCTTCGGCTTTGCCCACTGCCCGCACATCTGTCCCATGACCCTGGCAAACTTAAGCCAGATGATTCAGGCACTGCCGCCCGAGCATCAAAACAAAGTGGAGGTCCTGTTTGTCTCGATTGATCCGGAACGGGACTCCCTGACCACTTTGGCAGAACACCTGAAAAGGTTCAAAGCCCCGATGAAGGCCGCCACGGACACCCACGAGAACTTAAGGAAAATCACCTCCCTTTTCGGCGCCCGCTATTCACGCATTCAAACCGGCAGTTCTTTCTTTGTGGACCACACCAGCCATGTTTTTGTGATCAACAGCCGTGGGGAATGGGTTGAAACTCTGGATTACAAGTCTCCACCTTCGGAATATCGCCAGGCCTTGGAAACCGCCGACGACAAAAGACCTTTTTCAGAGCGCCAGATCCCACTGAAGGACGTCACACTTTTGGCCGAAAACCCGGACTGCGATCTGGCGACTCAGGCCCCGTGCGAAATTGCAACTTCCCAGGGTCATTTTCAAGTTGAGATGAACCCACGCCCCGTCCGGGAAGCACAGGAAACTTCCGTCAAAGTGCGTACACTTAACACCTCTTGGGTGCCGCTGCTGCTGGATTTTGAAGGGGTTGAACAGGATATGGGATTTATCAGACCTCTGCTGTCCCCTTCCCAGGACGGCGCAAGTCATGAAGCCACGTACGAGCTTCCGGTCTGTGAGCTCAGCGAAATGCGGTGGCGGGTGCGCCTGGTGCTTCAGAAGCCGACCGGGGAAAAAGCGGCCGTTCTGTTCTATATGAAAACCCGCCGGGAATAA
- the ald gene encoding alanine dehydrogenase: MIIGVPKEIKISENRVGLTEAGVRQYVSEGHTVIVEKDAGVGSGISNEQYEKAGAKIIDTKKEVYAKADMIQKVKEPLPDEYELMRENQILYTYLHLAAEAKLTKVLCERKVKAIAYETIQLDNGSLPLLTPMSEVAGRMATQIGAFYLQKDHGGKGILMGGVTGVKPAKVTIIGGGVVGTNAAKMAVGLGASVTILDVNTARLEYLDDIFQGRCMTLFSNAKNIEDSVKESDLVVGGVLITGHKAPTLVSKEMVSSMSKGSVVVDVAVDQGGCIETCRPTSHTNPTYEVDGVIHYCVPNMPGVVPRTSTYALTNVTLRYGSMIAAMGVEDAVAKSPALLKGLNTYGGHVVYEPVAKDLHMEYKPYKI; encoded by the coding sequence ATGATTATCGGTGTTCCTAAGGAGATTAAGATTTCTGAGAACCGCGTTGGTTTGACCGAAGCGGGCGTGCGTCAGTATGTGAGCGAAGGCCACACTGTGATCGTTGAGAAAGATGCGGGCGTTGGCTCTGGTATCTCTAACGAGCAGTACGAAAAAGCTGGTGCGAAAATCATCGACACAAAAAAAGAAGTGTACGCAAAAGCGGACATGATCCAAAAAGTTAAAGAACCTCTTCCAGACGAATACGAACTGATGAGAGAAAATCAGATCCTTTACACTTACCTTCACTTGGCTGCAGAAGCGAAGCTGACGAAAGTTCTTTGTGAACGTAAAGTGAAAGCGATCGCTTACGAAACTATCCAGTTGGACAACGGCTCTTTGCCATTGTTGACTCCAATGTCTGAGGTTGCCGGTCGTATGGCGACTCAGATCGGTGCTTTCTACCTGCAAAAAGACCACGGTGGAAAAGGCATCCTGATGGGTGGCGTAACGGGTGTTAAACCAGCTAAAGTCACCATCATCGGTGGTGGTGTTGTTGGTACCAACGCAGCGAAAATGGCTGTAGGTTTGGGCGCTTCCGTAACTATCCTTGATGTGAACACAGCACGTTTGGAATATCTTGATGATATCTTCCAGGGCCGTTGCATGACTTTGTTCTCCAACGCGAAAAACATCGAAGATTCCGTAAAAGAATCTGACCTGGTAGTTGGTGGCGTTCTGATCACTGGTCACAAAGCTCCGACTTTGGTGTCTAAAGAGATGGTTTCTTCCATGTCCAAAGGCTCTGTTGTTGTTGACGTTGCCGTTGACCAGGGTGGTTGTATCGAGACTTGCCGTCCTACTTCCCACACCAACCCAACTTACGAAGTTGACGGTGTGATCCACTATTGCGTTCCAAACATGCCAGGCGTTGTTCCTAGAACATCCACTTACGCATTGACGAACGTAACTCTGCGCTACGGTTCCATGATCGCGGCTATGGGTGTGGAAGATGCAGTTGCGAAATCTCCTGCATTGTTGAAAGGTCTGAACACTTACGGTGGCCACGTAGTTTACGAGCCAGTAGCAAAAGACCTACACATGGAATACAAACCTTACAAAATCTAA
- a CDS encoding ComEC/Rec2 family competence protein, translated as MIILLSLALCLSIAAPDVLLTNTTHLSQKFQEKCVHFLPKNSLEQQSLASLLCGEKITDAELQKNLQRTSLIHIFVISGSHLILLDELLSILRIPLFVRILFLGFYSLIVGWQPPAVRALLALITRHSLKHFRLHLPPDLGVLAAGLITLSLFPTWWDSLSLLMSWCAALALCWGSLLRVKPPLPRLLLSQVGIFVFMSAPLWGLGSLHPLSLIYNLLLAPVVSYALLPLAFFVTLLPSGVFVFDAVMEFFRQTLAFLSEPIVMHKTRPPSVAALWWWIVFWQVIMHFLRLHLWQGRDSR; from the coding sequence ATGATCATTCTTCTAAGCCTTGCCCTTTGCTTAAGCATTGCCGCTCCCGATGTTTTGCTGACAAACACAACACATCTGTCACAGAAATTTCAGGAAAAGTGTGTTCATTTTCTGCCAAAGAATTCACTAGAACAGCAGTCCTTAGCATCACTTCTTTGTGGTGAAAAAATCACAGACGCCGAATTGCAAAAAAATCTGCAGCGCACATCACTGATTCACATCTTTGTTATTTCGGGATCTCACCTGATTTTGCTTGATGAACTCTTAAGCATTCTGCGAATTCCACTCTTTGTAAGAATCCTGTTCCTGGGCTTTTATTCACTGATCGTGGGCTGGCAACCACCCGCAGTGCGGGCACTTTTAGCTCTGATCACCCGCCACAGTCTGAAGCATTTTCGCCTGCACCTGCCGCCCGATCTGGGGGTGCTGGCAGCGGGTCTAATCACCCTCTCGCTTTTTCCGACATGGTGGGATTCCCTATCCCTGCTGATGAGCTGGTGCGCCGCCTTGGCGCTGTGCTGGGGAAGTTTACTGCGGGTGAAGCCACCCCTGCCCCGCCTGCTGCTTTCCCAAGTCGGCATCTTTGTCTTTATGAGCGCACCTTTATGGGGACTGGGCAGTCTGCATCCTTTGAGTCTGATTTATAATCTGCTGCTGGCCCCGGTTGTCAGCTATGCGCTGCTGCCGCTCGCGTTCTTCGTGACTCTTTTACCGTCCGGCGTTTTCGTATTTGACGCAGTGATGGAATTTTTCCGCCAGACCTTGGCGTTTTTATCGGAGCCCATCGTGATGCACAAAACCCGCCCCCCATCTGTGGCCGCACTGTGGTGGTGGATCGTGTTTTGGCAGGTGATCATGCATTTCTTGCGTTTGCATTTATGGCAGGGCCGGGATTCACGATGA
- a CDS encoding ComEC/Rec2 family competence protein, with protein MSLFFFLLILFSASPVKHALSGHYYVVWNVGQGQWVSEVTALRCRHFDMGGEFFPWKRIHFACADKENQVFLSHWDWDHIGALSKTFQLKQLQGLCLALPPLGKSSRYKEKLIRALPLCLQKDLPVWTPALNKDSNAESHILRSGPVLLPGDSPRSQELIWRTRTWISSAEVLLLGHHGSKTSTSEELLDSLPKLRLSIASARWPRYRHPHPTVVARLHQKKIPLLKTEDWGNLWLEQRTAK; from the coding sequence ATGAGTCTGTTTTTCTTTCTGTTGATTCTTTTCAGCGCCTCGCCCGTGAAACACGCTTTGAGCGGCCACTATTATGTCGTGTGGAATGTCGGTCAGGGACAATGGGTCAGCGAGGTCACGGCCTTACGCTGTCGCCACTTTGACATGGGTGGAGAATTCTTTCCGTGGAAGCGCATTCACTTTGCCTGCGCCGACAAAGAAAATCAGGTGTTCCTGTCCCACTGGGACTGGGATCATATCGGGGCTTTGTCCAAGACATTTCAACTGAAACAGCTTCAGGGACTATGCCTGGCTTTGCCGCCGCTGGGGAAGTCTTCGCGCTATAAAGAAAAGCTGATACGCGCTCTGCCGCTTTGTTTGCAAAAGGATCTGCCGGTGTGGACTCCGGCACTTAATAAAGACAGCAATGCTGAAAGCCACATCCTGCGCTCGGGCCCCGTGCTGCTGCCCGGAGATTCTCCAAGATCACAAGAGCTGATATGGAGAACACGCACATGGATCAGCTCTGCTGAAGTGCTGTTGTTGGGCCACCACGGCAGCAAGACAAGCACATCCGAAGAGCTCTTGGATTCACTGCCAAAGTTACGTCTGAGCATCGCCTCGGCCCGCTGGCCCCGCTATCGCCATCCTCACCCAACGGTGGTGGCAAGATTGCATCAGAAAAAGATCCCCCTGCTCAAAACTGAAGACTGGGGGAATCTTTGGTTGGAACAACGTACGGCGAAATGA